Proteins encoded together in one Chaetodon auriga isolate fChaAug3 chromosome 20, fChaAug3.hap1, whole genome shotgun sequence window:
- the LOC143339021 gene encoding LOW QUALITY PROTEIN: alpha-tectorin-like (The sequence of the model RefSeq protein was modified relative to this genomic sequence to represent the inferred CDS: inserted 1 base in 1 codon) — MAGQIMLAVLLLVMISTVTSQMFSGTVTSEGTPQGTPHWTPQGTPQGTPQGTPHWTPQGTPQVIPPGVSGTMTTEGTPQGTPQGTPQGTPQVTPPGVSGTMTPEGTPQVTSPEDSAPLYPISGTASSRSDDGSSPRIILLRPFSYFGRIYTQIYVNHNGHLTFVHPLRTYTAQRFPLHGTRDIIAPFWTDLDNRRNGQIYYNQYTSGSVLQQATQDINDYFPSLNFSADWVFVATWYEVAYFPVTGTRTTVQAVLISGGLYTFVLMNYGIIAPTIRNVQAGYDTIHSTYHFSIPGSFLSTATGSNSNFRLSSNVNRPGRWAFRTDQGPTACTFRGYPMALGYSFWSDNRCTQKCTCTPEGLQCHNQPCSFSQVCQRSDFHFSCQTMQRGTCTISGDPHYYTFDGTVFHYQGTCTYVLSEQCDQELPYYRVEGKNEHRGSTHVSWTRLVKVYVYNEVIELVKGHHAKAKVNGNFAATPFYLNNGTIQVYESGFSVIISTDFGLEVSYDTNHYVRISVPYIYQNATCGLCGNFNDIPDDDFQTRQGEIVSSDVDFANSWQASGDDEPGCEVYCGGLECVPCSEDQTALYSNAVHCGILQNSSGPFAACHEQLPSQTFVESCVYDLCVVEGYQPILCQALSAYASQCQQKGIQLPSWRRQGFCEIPCPPNSHFESQGTGCPATCVNPNSPHNCPLPPQESCICNSGYILSAGVCVPHADCGCSFEGRYYHSGQTVILDEDCGRQCSCSYGFMSCQSHDCGPLESCSVVEGERGCTPNSYATCWTRGPGSYHTFDGVAYQYPGACRLTLAKVMGLSDHPHFVVTAEKVPRGQQGFARLLKFEAEGTQISIEMTGSSIVQVDGQMIRLPFSLVSSRIQIYHSSIHSIILRTSFGVTVQTVWPHFVRVTAPGIYNGSLGGLCGNYNGHPHDDFRTPNGHLVNSSQVFGDSWRDGSLAAQCVESVNDNSTTDYNSSEYCGILSSPHGPFTQCWTTLDPWLQMDACVQIISASNNPASALCEVLRDYALMCQQKGVALEHWRNATDCEQNCPLNSHYELCGTTCPSACPSLSFPFSCDTTCQEGCQCDDGLILNGNQCVPPTSCGCYHQGRYRQGGEQFWDGEDCQSSCVCDGTAGAVYCIPNSCGPQESCRVVEGEYGCHPNPHGTCSASGDPHYLTFDGKAYDFQGTCRYVLATLCNTTDELHYFTVEAKNEPWNGLPVSITTEVFVNVWGYEVRMSKESSGTVEVNGITKNVPVLLNGGRVSIYTTGSRTFVSADFGLSVTYDGWSTVSISVPSNYSGQTCGLCGNFNGNPNDEFITPFGMMVTTPDEFGTAWKVPGNYTCSDGCGSSCPQCTNDLPARAQCEVIQAADGPLSFCHEEVDPTPYFNDCVFDVCVSGNDGQDLLCRDIQAYVSACQSANVQIYPWRQNTTCRLDCPANSHYELCGTDCGHTCASSIDATCEQVCAEGCFCDEGFARSGASCIPVESCGCLYDGSYYNAGESFWTEGCSQRCECHAPNDLRCSAAPCSPAQVCAIRNGQLGCFDVMSTCTVWGDPHYITLDGAVAHFQGTCSYIITESVNHRTNETHFQVTATNNHRGNNRVSFVSAVDIYLSNQPESANIRIGPNRRVTVNANEVSLPTTVGTLAQVVRQGSYIVVNTIDLIVQFDGRSTLLVRVGQNRDSRVTGMCGNFNSDPSDDKVLPNGTLAQNDNDFGHSWKAPTSQPGCGSTDEKIGDDCPFKEEYSELCSVIANTSGPFSACHLYSDPEPFFSSCVYDLCLYTQANGILCSAVSAYEETCSVQGLNIPEWRPALRCAESDPCEQLNCTEYEWCGEKDGVYGCFCDEHHHRPNNESYDSSVTCVSSSGIMSLSRCQLFEAGFHSSSLHLQEDSCQGTLQDGRLMFQFDNDDHLCGTVLRSNGTHFMYENTIQGDVDPHNGLISRQKNLHLRFCCVYPLAQALSMAVGINPVESIVRKKLPSGQGLYHMRMIPYQDAGFRFPLTSDSNIEMEIDQRFYVEVRTEGVDERQISTVLDSCWATPVNIADYPVRWDLITAQCPNPSDNTVDLIQNGISTVARFSFRMFKFTNFSSVYIHCRVHLCLLSNNNCSAHCYPGHFRRFKRDISYHATADISVGPLVLRQDNTGTMMKQKNASGXVSLVIMLVSLLTAKTLT, encoded by the exons ATGGCAGGTCAAATCATGTTGGCTGTGCTCCTTTTGGTGATGATAA gTACGGTGACTTCTCAGATGTTTTCGG gCACGGTGACCTCTGAGGGGACTCCTCAGGGGACTCCTCATTGGACTCCTCAGGGGACACCTCAGGGGACTCCTCAGGGGACTCCTCATTGGACTCCTCAGGGGACTCCTCAGGTGATTCCTCCAGGGGTTTCAG gCACGATGACCACTGAGGGGACTCCTCAGGGGACACCTCAGGGGACTCCTCAGGGGACTCCTCAGGTGACTCCTCCAGGGGTTTCAG GCACGATGACTCCTGAGGGGACTCCTCAGGTGACTTCTCCAGAGGATTCAG cACCCCTGTACCCAATATCGGGAACTGCAAGTTCTCGATCAGATGATGGAAGTTCTCCACGGATTATCCTGCTCCGACCTTTTTCCTATTTTGGACGAATTTATACTCAGATTTAT GTCAACCACAATGGACACCTGACATTTGTCCATCCACTGAGGACATATACAGCTCAAAGGTTCCCTTTACACGGAACCAGAGACATCATTGCTCCATTCTGGACAGATCTCGACAACAGACGAAATGGCCAGATCTACTACAATCAATACACCAGTGGCAGTGTCCTCCAACAAGCTACACAGGACATTAACGACTACTTTCCAAGTTTGAACTTCAGTGCAGACTGGGTCTTTGTGGCGACATGGTATGAGGTGGCCTACTTTCCAGTTACAGGAACA CGCACAACTGTCCAAGCTGTGTTGATCTCTGGTGGCCTGTATACATTCGTGCTGATGAACTATGGGATAATAGCCCCAACCATACGGAATGTGCAG GCTGGCTATGATACAATACACTCCACTTACCATTTCTCCATACCTGGATCATTCTTAAGCACTGCTACAGGCAGTAACTCAAATTTCCGCCTGAGCAGCAATGTCAACAGACCTGGTCGCTGGGCCTTCCGTACGGATCAGGGACCAACAGCCTGCACTTTCAGGG GTTACCCCATGGCACTGGGTTACTCATTCTGGAGCGACAACAGGTGTACGCAGAAGTGCACCTGCACGCCAGAGGGTCTGCAGTGTCACAACCAACCCTGCTCCTTTTCCCAAGTCTGCCAGCGAAGTGACTTTCACTTCTCCTGCCAGACAATGCAGCGAGGGACCTGCACCATAAGTGGTGATCCACATTACTATACCTTTGATGGCACAGTGTTTCACTACCAGGGCACGTGCACTTACGTTCTCTCAGAGCAATGTGATCAAGAGCTGCCCTACTATCGAGTAGAGGGCAAGAATGAGCACCGGGGCAGCACTCATGTTTCCTGGACACGACTGGTCAAGGTGTATGTCTACAATGAAGTCATTGAGCTTGTCAAGGGACATCATGCAAAAGCAAAG GTTAATGGAAACTTTGCAGCCACTCCATTCTACCTCAACAATGGCACCATCCAGGTTTATGAGTCAGGTTTTTCAGTGATCATCAGTACTGATTTTGGCTTGGAGGTATCCTATGACACAAATCACTATGTCAGGATCAGTGTGCCCTACATTTACCAGAATGCAACATGTGGCCTGTGTGGAAACTTCAATGATATTCCTGACGATGACTTTCAAACCCGTCAAGGCGAGATTGTGAGCTCTGATGTGGATTTTGCCAACAGCTGGCAAGCATCAGGGGATGATGAGCCTGGTTGTGAGGTATATTGTGGAGGATTAGAATGTGTTCCCTGTTCTGAGGATCAGACAGCTTTGTACAGCAATGCTGTCCATTGCGGTATCCTCCAGAACAGTTCTGGACCTTTCGCTGCTTGCCATGAACAACTTCCCTCACAGACCTTTGTGGAGAGTTGTGTGTATGATCTGTGTGTAGTAGAAGGGTACCAGCCCATTCTGTGCCAGGCCCTGAGTGCATATGCAAGTCAGTGTCAACAGAAGGGTATACAGCTGCCTAGCTGGAGGAGACAAGGCTTCTGTG AAATCCCCTGCCCACCCAACAGCCACTTTGAGTCCCAAGGCACAGGATGTCCAGCTACCTGTGTCAACCCCAATTCGCCCCACAACTGCCCTCTACCTCCTCAAGAAAGTTGCATCTGCAATTCAGGCTACATCCTTAGTGCTGGGGTCTGTGTCCCTCATGCTGATTGTGGCTGTAGCTTTGAGGGTCGCTACTACCACTCTGGACAAACTGTAATACTAGATGAGGACTGTGGGAGACAATGTAGCTGCAGTTATGGCTTCATGAGCTGTCAGTCCCACGATTGTGGCCCACTTGAATCCTGCAGTGTGgtggaaggagaaagagggtgCACACCTAACAGCTACGCAACATGCTGGACAAGGGGCCCAGGGTCATATCACACATTTGATGGAGTGGCATATCAGTATCCTGGGGCATGTCGATTGACCCTTGCCAAGGTGATGGGATTGTCTGATCACCCACACTTTGTGGTGACAGCAGAAAAGGTGCCCAGAGGCCAGCAGGGTTTTGCCCGGTTGCTCAAGTTTGAGGCAGAGGGTACACAAATCTCCATTGAAATGACAGGTAGCAGCATAGTTCAG GTTGATGGTCAGATGATCAGACTACCATTCAGCTTAGTGTCCAGTCGCATCCAAATCTACCACAGCAGCATTCACAGTATCATCCTTCGCACTTCCTTTGGTGTAACTGTGCAAACAGTTTGGCCTCACTTTGTGCGTGTCACTGCACCTGGCATCTACAATGGCTCACTGGGTGGACTCTGTGGTAATTACAACGGTCACCCACATGATGACTTCCGCACTCCCAATGGCCACCTGGTCAACAGCTCTCAGGTCTTTGGCGACAGTTGGCGAGATGGCTCCCTTGCTGCACAATGCGTGGAAAGTGTGAATGATAATTCAACAACAGATTACAATTCTAGCGAGTATTGTGGCATTCTTAGCTCACCACATGGGCCATTTACCCAGTGTTGGACCACGTTGGACCCATGGCTGCAAAtggatgcatgtgtgcaaatcaTTAGTGCTTCGAACAATCCAGCATCAGCACTGTGTGAGGTCCTACGAGATTATGCGCTAATGTGTCAACAGAAGGGTGTTGCACTTGAACACTGGAGGAATGCAACAGACTGTG AGCAAAACTGCCCTCTGAACAGCCATTATGAACTCTGTGGAACCACTTGTCCTTCCGCCTGCCCCAGcctttcctttcccttctcctGTGACACCACATGTCAGGAAGGTTGCCAGTGTGATGATGGTTTAATCCTCAATGGGAACCAGTGTGTTCCACCAACATCATGCGGATGCTATCACCAAGGACGCTATCGGCAAGGGGGTGAACAGTTCTGGGATGGTGAGGACTGTCAGAGCTCGTGTGTATGTGATGGCACTGCTGGGGCAGTCTACTGTATCCCAAACTCCTGTGGTCCCCAGGAGTCCTGCCGTGTGGTGGAGGGTGAATATGGCTGCCATCCCAACCCTCATGGCACCTGCTCTGCCTCTGGAGACCCTCACTACCTTACCTTTGATGGCAAGGCCTATGACTTCCAGGGAACCTGCCGCTATGTTCTGGCGACATTGTGTAATACCACTGATGAACTCCATTACTTTACAGTGGAAGCTAAGAATGAGCCATGGAATGGGTTGCCAGTTTCAATCACAACTGAAGtttttgtgaatgtgtgggGCTATGAAGTCCGAATGTCAAAGGAGAGCAGCGGTACGGTTGAG GTAAATGGAATAACTAAAAATGTGCCAGTTCTCTTGAATGGAGGTCGAGTGTCCATTTATACAACTGGATCTCGCACATTTGTCAGTGCTGATTTTGGTCTGAGTGTCACGTACGATGGATGGAGTACAGTGTCTATCTCCGTGCCTTCAAATTACAG TGGACAAACATGTGGGCTTTGTGGAAACTTCAATGGAAATCCAAATGATGAGTTCATCACCCCATTTGGAATGATGGTCACTACTCCAGATGAGTTTGGGACAGCTTGGAAGGTGCCTGGCAACTACACCTGCAGTGATGGCTGTGGTTCCTCCTGCCCACAATGTACCAATGACCTACCTGCCAGAGCTCAGTGTGAGGTGATTCAGGCAGCCGATGGCCCCTTGAGCTTCTGCCATGAGGAGGTGGACCCAACACCATATTTCAATGACTGcgtgtttgatgtttgtgtgtcggGAAATGATGGCCAAGATCTTCTGTGCAGAGACATTCAGGCATATGTCAGTGCCTGTCAGTCTGCTAATGTTCAAATCTACCCGTGGAGACAGAACACCACCTGCA GACTTGACTGTCCAGCCAACAGCCATTATGAGTTGTGTGGTACAGACTGTGGCCACACCTGTGCAAGCAGCATTGATGCCACCTGTGAGCAGGTTTGCGCAGAGGGATGTTTCTGTGATGAAGGCTTTGCCAGGAGTGGGGCAAGCTGTATCCCTGTAGAAAGCTGTGGCTGCCTATATGATGGCTCCTACTATAAC GCTGGTGAGTCGTTCTGGACAGAAGGTTGTTCCCAGCGATGTGAGTGCCACGCTCCCAATGATCTGCGCTGTTCTGCTGCACCTTGCAGTCCTGCACAAGTGTGTGCTATCAGAAACGGCCAGCTGGGCTGTTTCGATGTAATGTCAACCTGCACTGTGTGGGGGGACCCACACTACATCACCTTGGATGGGGCAGTGGCTCATTTCCAGGGAACATGCTCTTACATCATTACTGAGAGTGTGAACCACAGAACCAACGAAACCCACTTTCAGGTAACAGCCACCAATAATCACCGTGGCAACAACCGTGTGTCTTTTGTCTCAGCAGTGGACATATACCTCTCAAATCAACCAGAGAGTGCAAACATCAGAATTGGACCCAACAGAAGAGTAACG GTGAATGCAAACGAGGTGTCTCTTCCCACCACCGTGGGAACATTAGCTCAAGTAGTTAGGCAGGGAAGCTACATTGTGGTCAACACCATTGACCTGATAGTCCAGTTTGATGGCCGGAGTACTTTACTGGTCAGAGTTGGTCAAAACCGTGACAGCAGAGTCACCGGGATGTGTGGAAACTTCAACAGTGACCCTTCAGATGACAAAGTGCTGCCCAATGGCACATTGGCACAAAATGACAATGACTTTGGACACAGCTGGAAGGCACCCACAAGCCAGCCAGG ATGTGGATCCACAGATGAAAAGATTGGTGATGACTGTCCCTTTAAGGAAGAATACTCTGAGCTCTGCAGTGTCATCGCCAACACTAGCGGCCCATTCAGTGCCTGTCACCTGTACTCTGACCCCGAGCCTTTTTTCAGTTCCTGTGTCTACGATCTCTGCCTCTACACTCAAGCTAACGGCATACTGTGCTCTGCTGTCTCAGCCTATGAGGAAACCTGCTCTGTTCAAGGGTTGAACATCCCTGAGTGGCGGCCAGCATTGCGATGTG CTGAGTCAGACCCCTGTGAACAACTGAACTGCACAGAGTATGAGTGGTGTGGCGAGAAAGACGGTGTTTATGGCTGCTTCTGTGATGAGCACCACCATCGGCCCAACAATGAGAGCTATG ACTCGTCCGTCACTTGTGTCAGTAGTTCAGGCATCATGTCCCTGTCACGCTGCCAGCTCTTTGAGGCTGGCTTCCACTCTAGTTCCCTCCATCTCCAGGAAGACTCCTGCCAAGGGACTCTCCAGGATGGACGACTGATGTTCCAGTTTGACAATGACGACCACCTGTGTGGGACAGTTCTCAGG agCAATGGAACCCACTTCATGTATGAGAACACCATCCAGGGTGATGTGGACCCCCATAACGGTCTAATCAGTCGCCAGAAGAACCTTCATCTGCGTTTCTGCTGTGTATACCCTTTGGCCCAGGCCCTGTCTATGGCTGTGGGCATCAACCCTGTAGAGAG CATTGTAAGGAAGAAGCTTCCATCTGGCCAGGGGCTGTATCATATGAGGATGATCCCCTACCAGGACGCTGGCTTCCGCTTCCCCCTGACCAGCGACAGTAACATAGAAATGGAAATTGACCAGAGGTTTTATGTGGAGGTCCGGACAGAAGGAGTCGATGAACGGCAGATCTCCACCGTTCTGGACTCTTGCTGGGCCACACCTGTCAACATTGCCGACTACCCTGTCCGCTGGGATCTCATTACTGCACA GTGTCCTAATCCATCAGATAATACAGTTGATCTGATTCAGAACGGCATCTCCACTGTGGCCCGATTCTCATTCAGGATGTTCAAGTTTACCAACTTTTCATCTGTCTACATTCACTGCCGGGTTCACCTGTGTCTTCTGAGCAATAACAACTGCTCAGCT cactgcTACCCAGGTCACTTCAGGCGATTTAAGAGGGACATATCCTACCATGCCACTGCAGACATCTCAGTAGGACCACTTGTCCTGAGGCAGGATAACACAG GCACgatgatgaaacagaaaaatgcttcaG CAGTTTCACTGGTGATCATGCTTGTCAGTTTGCTGACTGCCAAAACTCTGACTTAA